Proteins from a genomic interval of Lolium perenne isolate Kyuss_39 chromosome 1, Kyuss_2.0, whole genome shotgun sequence:
- the LOC127326052 gene encoding uncharacterized protein produces the protein MPATVALLLSLISVAAAAMDPAEREALLRVMEAVSSDRDWRSSSGPDPCASPWPGLECKPDPSSAARLMHVTRLDFGVPPNPACKPSAAFPSHAFSSALPHLQSLFLVDCFNNPSTPTRLTLPPAANLSASRLQQLSIRSNPSLSGTLPPQLAALRSLQVLTVAQNPLVRGEVPRGIGELENLIHLDLSYNSLTGPIPARVGDLRSLAGLDLSYNSFSGPIPRELGGLAQLQKLDLSSNNLTGAVPPALAGLRSLTFLALSNNGLSGRLPAGLAGLRDLQYLIMENNPMGVPLPPELGAIARLQELRLANSGYSGSIPETFGQLASLTTLSLQNNNLTGRIPAGLSRLKRMYHLNLSKNGLDGAVPFDGAFLRRLGRNLDLSGNPGLCVDDDRAVVKDVGVGSCRGGNGNGYDDDTSSATAVVRATTRGDVIRSHDDAPWFALLRPSASVLLCCLLL, from the coding sequence ATGCCAGCCACCGTCGCCCTCCTCCTGTCCCTCATCTCCGTGGCCGCCGCGGCCATGGACCCCGCCGAGCGCGAAGCCTTGCTGCGCGTGATGGAGGCCGTCTCCTCCGACCGCGACTGGCGCTCCTCCTCCGGCCCCGACCCCTGCGCCTCCCCCTGGCCCGGCCTCGAGTGCAAGCCGGACCCCTCCTCCGCCGCGCGCCTCATGCACGTCACGCGCCTCGACTTCGGCGTGCCGCCCAACCCGGCCTGCAAGCCCTCCGCCGCCTTCCCCTCCCACGCATTCTCCTCCGCGCTGCCCCACCTCCAGTCCCTCTTCCTCGTCGACTGCTTCAACAACCCCTCCACCCCGACCCGCCTCACCCTGCCGCCCGCCGCCAACCTCTCCGCCTCCCGCCTGCAGCAGCTCAGCATCCGCTCCAACCCCTCCCTCTCCGGCACGCTCCCGCCGCAGCTCGCCGCCCTCCGCTCCCTCCAGGTGCTCACCGTCGCCCAGAACCCGCTCGTCCGAGGCGAGGTCCCGCGCGGCATCGGCGAGCTCGAGAACCTCATCCACCTCGATCTCAGCTACAACTCCCTCACGGGCCCCATCCCGGCCCGCGTCGGCGACCTGCGCAGCCTCGCGGGCCTCGACCTCAGCTACAACTCCTTCTCGGGCCCCATCCCGCGCGAGCTCGGCGGGCTCGCGCAGCTCCAGAAGCTCGACCTCAGCTCCAACAACCTCACCGGCGCCGTCCCGCCCGCCCTCGCGGGACTCAGGTCCCTCACCTTCCTCGCCCTCAGCAACAACGGGCTCAGCGGCCGCCTGCCCGCCGGCCTCGCGGGGCTCCGGGATCTGCAGTACCTCATCATGGAGAACAACCCGATGGGCGTGCCGCTGCCACCCGAGCTGGGCGCCATCGCGCGCCTGCAGGAGCTCCGCCTCGCCAACTCCGGCTACTCGGGGTCCATCCCGGAGACGTTCGGCCAGCTGGCCAGCCTCACCACGCTGTCGCTGCAGAACAACAACCTGACCGGCAGGATCCCCGCGGGGCTCAGCCGGCTGAAGCGCATGTACCACCTCAACCTCAGCAAGAACGGGCTCGACGGCGCCGTGCCCTTCGACGGCGCCTTCCTCAGGCGCCTCGGCCGCAACCTCGACCTCAGCGGCAACCCGGGCCTGTGCGTCGACGACGACCGGGCCGTCGTCAAGGACGTCGGCGTCGGATCCTGCCGTGGTGGCAACGGCAACGGCTACgacgacgacacctcctccgcaaCGGCCGTCGTCAGAGCGACGACCAGGGGAGATGTCATAAGGAGCCATGACGACGCCCCCTGGTTCGCCCTGCTCAGGCCATCGGCCTCCGTGCTGCTCTGCTGCCTCTTGCTCTGA